Proteins encoded within one genomic window of Mesotoga sp. Brook.08.105.5.1:
- a CDS encoding fasciclin domain-containing protein, translating into MVRNLLLVLIVISSLIVFGQNDILSMLRETEELSDLSRKVESSGLDVLLSGPGPFTLFAPINGAFAKLPPATGEKLSADASYSQRVLLYHIVSGKMTSQVIVQKPEIDTLLGQTLGIDARGGIRVDGSTIVVRDIQASNGIIHVIDSVIFPREEPDIAQVMRNTGILDVAVSAFEETAVVDALKGEGPITIFVPSDVAFARIPCETMEALMSDPEWLSEVLLYHISKGLFTTGDLILENEVRSLQGEIIEVKVTESGLGIQDTLIIVGDIEARNGIIHIIDHVMFPRNSRRTLPSIKEGLEEKGFDLMTTLLENLDLDDQSNEENRITVFAVPNEALINLKEDLKLGYSDRESLGKLLAYHIIPNEYLHSELRIAQTLFAANGKPLNIRISDQSTVNGIPIIERDILCRDGVIHVIESPLIIEH; encoded by the coding sequence ATGGTAAGGAATTTGCTTCTTGTTCTTATAGTGATTTCATCGCTAATTGTTTTTGGGCAAAACGACATTCTTTCGATGCTGCGTGAAACTGAAGAGCTTAGTGATTTGTCAAGAAAAGTCGAGTCCTCAGGGCTTGACGTTCTCCTATCAGGCCCAGGGCCATTCACTCTGTTTGCACCCATTAACGGAGCTTTTGCTAAGCTTCCCCCTGCAACTGGCGAGAAGCTTTCAGCTGATGCCTCTTACTCACAGAGAGTTCTTCTATATCATATTGTTAGCGGCAAAATGACATCTCAAGTTATCGTTCAGAAACCCGAGATCGACACGCTTCTCGGTCAAACCCTTGGAATCGACGCAAGAGGTGGAATAAGAGTCGACGGTTCAACAATAGTGGTCAGGGACATCCAGGCATCGAATGGCATAATTCATGTGATAGATTCTGTGATATTTCCCCGTGAAGAGCCCGACATCGCCCAGGTAATGAGGAATACAGGAATACTGGACGTGGCAGTGTCTGCTTTTGAAGAGACGGCCGTTGTGGATGCTTTGAAAGGTGAGGGTCCGATAACCATCTTCGTGCCGAGCGATGTTGCCTTCGCCAGAATACCATGTGAAACAATGGAAGCTCTAATGAGTGACCCGGAATGGCTAAGTGAGGTGCTTCTTTATCACATATCAAAAGGTCTCTTCACAACTGGTGATTTGATCCTTGAAAACGAAGTGAGATCGCTACAAGGGGAGATAATTGAGGTGAAAGTAACTGAATCCGGGTTGGGCATTCAAGACACCCTGATAATCGTGGGCGATATAGAAGCAAGAAACGGAATCATACACATAATCGATCATGTGATGTTCCCACGGAATTCTCGGAGAACCCTGCCATCAATCAAGGAGGGTCTTGAAGAAAAGGGATTCGATCTCATGACGACACTTCTCGAAAATCTGGATCTCGATGATCAATCAAACGAGGAAAATCGTATCACCGTCTTTGCTGTACCAAATGAGGCACTCATCAATCTTAAAGAGGATCTTAAGCTGGGTTACAGCGACCGAGAATCCCTGGGGAAACTGCTAGCCTATCACATCATTCCAAACGAATATCTACACTCTGAACTGAGGATTGCTCAGACCCTATTTGCAGCTAATGGAAAGCCCTTGAACATAAGGATAAGTGATCAGTCCACCGTAAACGGAATCCCGATAATCGAAAGAGATATTCTGTGCAGAGACGGAGTAATCCATGTAATCGAATCTCCCTTAATAATTGAACACTAG
- a CDS encoding DUF6305 family protein encodes MKRLLITALLIVFFALLGFAAEGTEEQLILEEPVAVTSAGQSPGALQFTVVAKMIKLEYTFEKLLSVETVDISQFKTLVLVVGASGKGLGAANIDIEAEIRRVKSLAEAAEERGVKVVICNLEGESRRGPSSDRIVTELAPFADAYFVKSDADLDGFFTSFSEEAGVPLATFEKTIDLKDVLAEYFGK; translated from the coding sequence TTGAAAAGGCTATTGATTACGGCACTACTGATTGTCTTTTTTGCACTCTTAGGGTTTGCTGCAGAGGGAACCGAAGAGCAGTTAATTCTTGAAGAACCAGTTGCAGTTACTTCGGCCGGGCAATCTCCTGGCGCGCTTCAGTTCACAGTGGTTGCAAAGATGATCAAGCTGGAATACACTTTTGAAAAGCTTCTTAGCGTAGAGACCGTGGACATTTCTCAGTTCAAGACCCTCGTGCTGGTCGTTGGAGCCAGCGGAAAAGGCCTTGGGGCTGCCAACATAGATATCGAGGCAGAGATCCGGAGAGTGAAGTCACTCGCCGAAGCGGCTGAAGAAAGAGGTGTGAAAGTAGTTATCTGCAATCTGGAAGGCGAATCGAGAAGGGGTCCGTCTTCCGACAGAATAGTCACCGAACTCGCACCTTTTGCAGATGCATACTTTGTAAAATCAGACGCCGATCTAGACGGTTTCTTCACATCGTTCAGCGAAGAGGCCGGAGTTCCCCTGGCAACTTTTGAGAAGACAATTGACCTGAAAGACGTACTGGCCGAATACTTCGGCAAATAG
- a CDS encoding ATPase gives MRSILINGEVAYNASSQILNSDTFREILAELIRDSEEKKNSLLSLFEPFLKNTDTVDTSIKYDIEGIIELLLALTIDPIEKIDGSPYYSFPKMSNKKELLVRFVESLFSLWRNKHRFIVKRDEYTPNRFDRIFKQMVLVRTNTDLKGLVLSLYRQILINVSDVRLKILRQEPGGAQVGFIVDRPEVDERVRVDGADFLYDMACVWSIVFEPPVIFYTRSNKRQGLFKVYDKPVLRRLDISSGRDWFLFPIHVGSKLVFVVVNKEYLALAAGLGNLFELASFDIVKYKKPDGIYVLGLDNSLFEESGDFNGVIYREDDGTYVGVVGDDPKIDYFGYMKKMILTIHNLLVIDEGRLPIHGALAHIKLRNGKKANVMLIGDSGAGKSETLDALNRLSSEVSEVNILIDDMGSLDITSSGSVVAYGTETGAFVRLDDLQPGYAYSTMDRSIFMNPNEINARVIVPYSNYTEIIKPTKIDYFLYANNFDENTEDDLRIFSDPSEAAEVFSSGARMAKGTTSEKGLTYSYFANPFGAIQRRDKHEVIADRYLKAMIDAGVTVGEVRTRLGIPGFEMDGPLRAAKAMLKAIDEQD, from the coding sequence ATGAGGAGCATTTTGATCAATGGGGAAGTTGCTTATAACGCTTCTTCGCAGATACTCAACAGCGATACTTTTAGAGAGATACTTGCAGAACTCATAAGAGATTCCGAAGAAAAGAAGAACTCGCTTCTTTCGTTGTTCGAGCCGTTTCTGAAGAATACAGATACAGTAGATACCTCCATAAAGTACGATATCGAGGGGATTATAGAGCTTCTTCTTGCACTTACGATCGATCCGATTGAGAAGATTGATGGTTCACCGTATTATTCCTTCCCAAAGATGAGCAACAAGAAAGAACTTCTTGTAAGGTTTGTCGAGAGCTTGTTTTCTCTGTGGAGAAACAAGCACAGATTCATAGTAAAGAGAGATGAGTACACCCCGAATCGCTTCGATAGAATTTTCAAGCAGATGGTTCTTGTAAGAACCAACACAGACCTCAAAGGTTTGGTACTCAGCCTTTACAGGCAGATACTGATAAATGTTTCCGATGTCAGACTAAAGATTTTGAGACAGGAACCAGGTGGTGCTCAGGTGGGATTCATTGTTGATCGCCCTGAAGTAGATGAGAGAGTTAGGGTGGACGGAGCCGACTTTCTGTACGACATGGCATGCGTCTGGAGTATAGTCTTCGAGCCACCGGTAATCTTCTATACCAGGTCAAACAAAAGACAGGGATTGTTTAAGGTCTATGACAAGCCCGTTCTGAGAAGACTGGATATCTCTTCAGGAAGAGACTGGTTTTTGTTTCCCATTCACGTAGGCTCCAAACTTGTCTTCGTGGTGGTAAACAAAGAGTACCTGGCTCTGGCTGCCGGTCTGGGGAATCTGTTCGAGCTCGCGAGTTTCGATATCGTCAAGTACAAGAAGCCCGATGGCATATACGTTTTGGGATTAGACAACTCTCTCTTTGAAGAGAGCGGGGACTTCAACGGAGTTATTTACAGAGAAGACGATGGCACTTATGTGGGAGTAGTCGGGGATGATCCCAAGATCGACTATTTCGGCTACATGAAAAAAATGATACTCACAATTCACAACTTGCTTGTGATCGATGAAGGCAGGCTTCCGATTCATGGAGCTCTGGCTCACATAAAACTGAGAAACGGAAAAAAGGCCAATGTAATGCTGATTGGCGACAGCGGAGCCGGTAAGTCCGAAACCCTCGACGCTTTGAACAGGCTTTCTTCGGAAGTATCCGAGGTAAACATCTTGATCGATGACATGGGATCTCTCGACATAACTTCATCCGGTTCCGTGGTCGCATACGGTACTGAAACGGGAGCCTTTGTACGTCTTGATGATCTTCAGCCTGGGTATGCCTATTCAACGATGGATCGAAGCATATTCATGAACCCTAACGAGATTAATGCCAGGGTGATTGTCCCCTATTCCAACTATACGGAGATCATTAAGCCGACAAAGATTGATTATTTCCTCTATGCAAACAACTTCGACGAGAACACTGAGGACGACCTTCGCATTTTCAGTGACCCTTCCGAAGCGGCGGAGGTCTTTTCGAGCGGCGCGAGGATGGCCAAAGGAACTACGTCCGAGAAGGGTCTGACTTACAGTTACTTCGCGAATCCTTTTGGAGCAATTCAAAGGCGGGATAAACACGAGGTAATAGCCGATCGCTATCTAAAGGCCATGATAGATGCGGGGGTAACGGTTGGCGAGGTCAGGACGAGGTTAGGAATACCGGGATTCGAGATGGACGGGCCCCTGAGGGCCGCTAAGGCTATGTTAAAGGCTATAGACGAGCAGGACTGA
- the ggt gene encoding gamma-glutamyltransferase gives MKKVVLLVTLIAFTFTASFATVTAPTVASSNGMVAAVNNYAAEVGAKILEMGGNAVDAAIAVSFALGVVEPYASGLGGEGYAVITMADGSKFAIDFRSAAPMAASYEALSELGLTISKANYTPKGACVPGVLAGIKEAWLLGATLPLADLIQPAIDLARDGFIVDQTFAQTTSDKYELVLENGFDFLNEGFVWEAGSVFTNPQLAETLERIKEEGIDTFYTGSLADEIEEFMIEVGGFMRKSDLEMYRAIVREPLHGTYRGYDFYVPHPPVSGPQLIAVLNTLENYNLPAMSWDDPLAVHIIQQALVLGDVDRRAYISDPEFYDLPYEAFMSKEYAKTRFMAIDLSQAFDPASYYDYQGDAYPFADGSTYEEVLLEALESVAANESGVEESPSTTHFSIVDKDGNAVAWTQTISSFFGTSVYFKGFFFNNEMANFASSYREGDVINLTGGMRPRTTICPTIIQKDGKVRWVIGTPGGGRIISTMVQLAVDLIDFNMPVDQAIRTPKFVGYTTYKDLRIEEGYPQTTLDFLEKVLGHQLNVYSYPDLFFGGPNLVSVEENGLMIGAGSIRRLGSASAPEF, from the coding sequence ATGAAAAAAGTAGTATTGCTCGTTACACTTATCGCCTTCACGTTCACGGCCTCTTTTGCTACCGTGACTGCTCCGACTGTTGCCTCAAGCAATGGAATGGTGGCTGCAGTCAACAATTACGCAGCCGAAGTAGGCGCAAAGATTCTCGAGATGGGAGGCAACGCTGTTGACGCTGCCATTGCCGTGAGTTTTGCTCTTGGCGTTGTCGAACCCTACGCATCCGGCTTGGGCGGAGAAGGCTATGCAGTGATCACAATGGCCGACGGAAGCAAATTCGCTATCGACTTCAGGAGTGCAGCTCCGATGGCAGCTTCTTACGAAGCTCTTTCCGAGCTCGGACTTACGATAAGCAAAGCCAATTACACTCCAAAGGGAGCCTGTGTTCCCGGAGTCCTTGCCGGAATAAAGGAAGCCTGGCTGTTGGGAGCAACACTTCCTCTGGCAGATCTCATTCAGCCCGCGATAGACCTTGCAAGAGATGGATTCATAGTCGACCAAACGTTCGCCCAGACTACTTCCGACAAGTACGAACTTGTTCTCGAAAACGGCTTCGATTTCTTGAACGAGGGTTTTGTCTGGGAAGCCGGGTCAGTATTCACAAATCCCCAGCTGGCAGAGACTCTTGAAAGGATAAAAGAGGAAGGCATCGATACATTCTACACTGGAAGCCTCGCAGATGAGATAGAAGAGTTCATGATTGAAGTCGGCGGTTTTATGAGAAAATCGGATCTCGAGATGTACAGGGCTATCGTTAGAGAGCCGCTTCACGGGACTTACAGGGGATACGATTTTTATGTTCCGCACCCGCCGGTTTCCGGCCCTCAGCTTATTGCCGTTCTCAATACTCTTGAGAACTACAATCTTCCCGCAATGAGCTGGGACGATCCTCTGGCAGTTCATATTATTCAGCAGGCGCTGGTTCTTGGAGACGTCGACAGAAGAGCTTACATAAGCGATCCGGAGTTCTACGATCTTCCTTATGAAGCCTTCATGAGCAAAGAATATGCCAAAACAAGATTCATGGCGATCGATCTGTCACAGGCCTTCGATCCAGCTTCCTACTATGACTATCAGGGAGACGCCTACCCATTTGCAGATGGATCAACTTATGAAGAGGTCCTACTCGAAGCTCTCGAGTCGGTAGCCGCTAATGAAAGCGGAGTGGAAGAATCGCCATCGACAACCCATTTCTCTATTGTTGACAAAGACGGAAACGCCGTTGCCTGGACCCAGACGATCTCGAGCTTCTTCGGTACAAGCGTTTATTTCAAAGGATTCTTTTTCAACAATGAGATGGCCAACTTTGCCTCCTCATACAGAGAAGGAGACGTCATCAACCTTACCGGGGGAATGAGACCGAGAACGACAATCTGTCCGACAATAATTCAGAAGGATGGAAAGGTTCGCTGGGTAATCGGTACACCTGGAGGCGGTAGAATAATATCCACCATGGTTCAGCTGGCAGTTGACCTTATAGACTTCAACATGCCTGTGGATCAGGCAATAAGAACGCCCAAGTTCGTTGGTTACACAACTTACAAGGATCTTAGAATTGAAGAAGGCTATCCACAGACTACACTTGACTTCCTCGAAAAGGTTCTTGGACATCAACTGAATGTATATTCATACCCCGATCTCTTCTTTGGCGGGCCGAATCTTGTTTCTGTTGAAGAAAACGGTTTGATGATAGGAGCCGGCTCCATAAGAAGATTAGGATCTGCTTCCGCACCGGAATTTTGA
- a CDS encoding ABC transporter permease encodes MSRLWNFTSGLFKSEIREFQVMFWSFIFPLILYFILTSVFGPFYGGDTQGVSFRVGIVREENLAGFGKIIDEVIEGISSESGPFVKKEYGSIDDALDDLREGRQDIVLVIPAGTNAKMTSALALKMGEVPLRVHYISGKESSSIASGIMEEVINEVNLEIERRSGGDFLDIVTETRVISAIEKEPFDYKEYIFPGVALMMILSVALLNSPLGLIQYRESGVNKKLYTTPLRSLEYFAGHLVKLIITMLISLVLLYLVATFVYRVGGSIFDIRFILTLLFSMIVTVSFGLMIASFSKKLSTVSVLGQTLYQIMMFLGGLYFPVFDLPWGIRWLVYALPTTYLVELSRRVMGYQFAPLSVGWLIVVPLIWTAFSLLVFAVNFKKVMGYE; translated from the coding sequence ATGAGCAGATTGTGGAATTTCACGTCAGGGCTTTTCAAGAGCGAAATCAGAGAGTTCCAGGTGATGTTCTGGAGTTTCATCTTTCCCCTGATTCTATACTTCATACTGACGTCGGTTTTCGGGCCCTTTTACGGGGGCGATACGCAGGGAGTGAGTTTCAGAGTGGGGATTGTGAGGGAGGAGAATCTTGCGGGATTTGGAAAGATTATCGACGAAGTCATTGAAGGGATCTCCTCGGAGAGCGGTCCGTTTGTTAAGAAGGAGTACGGGTCAATCGATGATGCTCTAGATGATCTTAGAGAGGGAAGGCAGGATATCGTGCTCGTTATTCCCGCCGGAACCAACGCCAAGATGACAAGCGCGCTGGCACTAAAGATGGGCGAGGTACCCCTTCGAGTTCACTATATCAGCGGCAAAGAATCGTCCTCGATCGCTTCGGGCATTATGGAGGAAGTAATAAACGAAGTGAATCTCGAGATCGAACGGCGGAGCGGAGGAGATTTCCTAGACATTGTGACGGAGACAAGGGTTATCTCCGCAATTGAAAAAGAGCCCTTTGACTACAAAGAGTACATCTTCCCGGGGGTTGCTTTGATGATGATTCTTTCGGTAGCACTTTTGAACAGCCCCTTGGGTCTAATTCAGTACAGAGAGTCCGGGGTGAATAAGAAACTCTACACAACGCCTTTGAGATCTCTTGAATACTTTGCTGGCCACTTAGTCAAATTGATAATAACTATGCTTATCTCGCTGGTGCTTCTGTACCTTGTGGCCACTTTTGTCTACAGGGTGGGCGGTTCAATCTTCGATATCAGGTTTATCCTGACTCTGCTCTTTTCAATGATTGTTACGGTATCTTTTGGTCTAATGATAGCTTCCTTCTCGAAAAAGCTCTCAACAGTTTCCGTTCTTGGGCAGACTCTGTACCAGATAATGATGTTTCTCGGGGGCCTTTACTTCCCCGTATTTGATCTCCCATGGGGGATCCGTTGGTTGGTCTACGCATTACCGACCACCTATCTTGTCGAGCTCAGTAGAAGGGTAATGGGTTACCAATTCGCGCCGCTTTCGGTGGGCTGGCTGATAGTGGTACCTCTAATCTGGACTGCATTCTCACTGCTCGTTTTTGCCGTGAATTTCAAGAAGGTGATGGGCTATGAGTAG
- a CDS encoding succinylglutamate desuccinylase/aspartoacylase family protein — MERHFKFLIFISSVVVVVILSAFSFTAMWEDPPIVPGNGVTEIKMLSEWLPSIGGTMLDTEVYIIKGSEEGGKFLLLGGTHPNEPGGTLAAVVFVENVSAISGTIYVIPRSNHSAFTHNDAMEGAPQFFSIELPDGTERVFRFGSRRTNPISQWPDPTIYLHPTGATLGGGEVSNLNRTFPGREDGYSTEKVAAAIMNLVLEEEIDLVCDLHESSPEYPVNNAIVFHQDSAELAIMTQMMLEMEGIDIRLEESPINLRGLTHREIGDNSDAQVVLLEVSNPSQGRLRGKTTEDLVTKGIDKFYLQASKDGKLFAPYDETGYPLDLRVARHVATIRVLVDSWNMMFPERMILLSDIPPYEGLVDGLGTYLNPVS, encoded by the coding sequence TTGGAAAGACACTTCAAATTCTTGATATTCATTTCTTCTGTTGTGGTTGTCGTGATTCTCTCGGCCTTTTCATTCACGGCAATGTGGGAGGACCCACCTATCGTTCCCGGAAATGGTGTAACCGAGATAAAAATGCTGAGCGAGTGGTTGCCATCGATTGGAGGAACCATGCTGGACACGGAAGTGTACATTATCAAGGGTTCTGAAGAGGGCGGCAAGTTCCTCCTTTTGGGCGGAACACATCCGAACGAACCGGGGGGAACTCTCGCGGCCGTAGTCTTCGTCGAGAATGTGTCTGCGATCTCGGGCACTATATACGTAATACCACGTTCCAACCATAGCGCCTTCACCCACAACGATGCGATGGAGGGAGCTCCTCAGTTCTTTTCTATAGAATTGCCGGACGGTACTGAGAGAGTATTCAGATTTGGCTCTCGAAGGACTAATCCTATCTCTCAATGGCCTGATCCTACTATTTACCTGCACCCGACAGGCGCTACGCTTGGAGGAGGAGAAGTATCGAACTTGAACAGGACTTTCCCCGGACGAGAAGACGGTTATTCTACCGAAAAGGTGGCAGCCGCTATTATGAATCTAGTGCTCGAAGAGGAAATAGATCTGGTTTGCGATCTACATGAGTCTTCGCCAGAGTACCCTGTAAACAATGCAATCGTCTTTCACCAGGATTCCGCAGAACTGGCAATTATGACTCAGATGATGCTTGAGATGGAAGGCATCGACATCAGACTTGAAGAGTCTCCAATCAATCTCAGAGGGCTTACTCACAGAGAGATCGGGGATAATTCAGATGCTCAGGTTGTTCTTCTAGAAGTATCAAATCCTTCACAGGGAAGACTGCGGGGAAAGACAACGGAAGATCTCGTGACAAAAGGGATCGACAAGTTCTACTTGCAGGCTTCCAAAGATGGGAAATTGTTCGCTCCATATGACGAAACAGGTTATCCTCTTGATCTCAGAGTAGCGAGACATGTTGCAACAATAAGAGTTCTAGTCGATTCCTGGAACATGATGTTTCCCGAGAGGATGATCCTTCTTTCGGACATTCCGCCCTATGAGGGGCTGGTTGATGGTCTGGGGACTTATCTTAATCCAGTTTCATGA
- a CDS encoding ABC transporter ATP-binding protein, with translation MSKNVIEVKNLRKYYGDTKAVDGIEFDLREGEVLAILGPNGAGKTTTVEMLEGLRRPDAGTIEYFEERLLPSGERVKEEIGVQLQSSSFFEYLTVKETLDLFRGLYRKSIPSRDLIKEVSLEDKAKTYTKNLSGGQLQRLAVAVALVNDPRVVFLDEPTTGLDPQARRMLWETILALKKKEKTVILTTHYMEEAERLADRIIIMDYGKIIARGTLDELIDSIDAENIVTFSVQGEDPVPREFLDMEGLQHVENREYSVTTRDVERILGRLFERSKRFGLLLDDVTIRKPNLEDVFITLTGRKLRD, from the coding sequence GTGTCGAAAAATGTAATTGAAGTGAAGAATCTCCGGAAATATTATGGCGACACAAAGGCTGTTGACGGAATAGAATTCGATCTCAGAGAGGGAGAAGTACTGGCCATTTTGGGTCCCAACGGCGCCGGCAAGACCACAACTGTGGAGATGCTTGAAGGACTGAGAAGGCCCGACGCAGGTACAATAGAGTATTTCGAGGAAAGACTTCTTCCTTCCGGCGAAAGGGTGAAGGAGGAGATCGGTGTTCAGCTCCAATCGTCGAGTTTTTTTGAATATCTCACTGTCAAAGAGACTCTTGACCTTTTCAGAGGTCTTTACCGGAAGAGTATTCCATCAAGAGATCTGATCAAAGAGGTCTCGCTGGAAGATAAAGCGAAAACCTACACAAAGAATCTCTCGGGAGGTCAGCTCCAGAGGTTGGCAGTTGCAGTGGCTCTTGTAAATGATCCAAGAGTAGTGTTTCTGGATGAGCCCACCACCGGACTGGACCCTCAGGCAAGGAGAATGTTGTGGGAGACGATATTGGCCCTTAAGAAGAAGGAAAAGACGGTAATCCTTACGACTCATTACATGGAAGAGGCAGAACGACTGGCCGATAGAATAATCATAATGGATTACGGAAAGATAATCGCTAGAGGGACTTTGGATGAGCTCATTGACTCTATAGATGCGGAAAATATCGTCACTTTTAGTGTTCAGGGAGAGGATCCCGTACCTAGGGAATTTCTGGATATGGAAGGTCTTCAACATGTTGAGAATCGCGAGTATTCGGTGACAACGAGGGATGTAGAGAGAATTCTAGGTCGGCTTTTCGAGAGATCGAAGAGATTTGGCCTTCTCCTGGACGACGTTACGATTCGAAAGCCCAATCTGGAGGACGTCTTTATCACCCTTACCGGCAGAAAACTGAGGGACTGA